In the Acidovorax sp. A79 genome, one interval contains:
- a CDS encoding LuxR C-terminal-related transcriptional regulator encodes MNHYLASDVPQSLDRWGAAFPHGTRIDKAQWPAMVAALRGGGGGRSAIVWLSTEYPEWPALLGELVQSDKRARVVVATGVPDDREGLKAINEGARAYCHLFAVPEMLQEVALVVQHGGLWVGRALVSRLAAATAGLTAPHAVPQAHQDLQLRLSSRELEVARAVAQGLSNKEIADRLFISERTVKAHLGATFEKLGVRDRVQLVLRMNQGLQVAQGPASHA; translated from the coding sequence ATGAACCACTACCTGGCCAGCGATGTGCCGCAGTCCCTGGACCGCTGGGGGGCCGCATTCCCGCACGGCACGCGCATCGACAAGGCGCAGTGGCCCGCCATGGTGGCCGCGCTGCGCGGCGGCGGCGGGGGGCGTTCGGCCATCGTGTGGCTGAGCACCGAGTACCCCGAGTGGCCGGCGCTGCTGGGCGAACTGGTCCAGTCGGACAAGCGCGCGCGCGTGGTGGTGGCCACCGGCGTGCCGGACGACCGCGAAGGCCTGAAGGCCATCAACGAAGGCGCTCGCGCCTATTGCCACCTGTTTGCCGTGCCCGAGATGCTGCAGGAAGTGGCGCTGGTGGTGCAGCACGGCGGCCTGTGGGTGGGCCGGGCACTGGTGTCGCGCCTGGCCGCCGCCACCGCGGGCCTGACGGCGCCGCACGCCGTGCCACAGGCGCACCAGGACCTGCAGCTGCGGCTGTCCTCGCGGGAGCTGGAGGTCGCGCGCGCGGTGGCGCAGGGGTTGTCCAACAAGGAGATCGCGGACCGGCTGTTCATCTCGGAGCGCACCGTCAAGGCGCACCTGGGGGCCACCTTCGAGAAGCTCGGCGTGCGCGACCGGGTGCAGCTCGTGCTGCGCATGAACCAGGGCCTGCAGGTTGCACAGGGGCCCGCATCCCATGCCTGA